AATATGCCTCGTCTCATAAAATCTGCGGGCGCCATCACTGCGGCGCTCGCCGGTCTGCTCACCCTGAATTCGACCGTTGCCCCTCCGGCCAGTGCCACCCAGACGGTCGGCACGACGGCGGAGTACGTGGCTCTGGGCGATTCCTACGCGTCCGGAGCCGGTCTGCTGGGGAAGATCGACACCGCCTGCGACCGCTCCGATCGCGGATACCCGGCAGTCCTGGCCCGGTCTCTGAAGCCGGCCGTCCACCGCAACGTCACGTGCTCCGGTGCCACCACCGCGCAACTGACCACGGCACAGGGAGGTAACCCGGCACAGCTCACCGCGTTGAGTGCCAAAACCACCCTGGTGACCCTGACCATCGGCGGCAACGACATCGGCTTCTCGGGCATCCTCACCACGTGTGTGGTGACCGGGGTCTCCAACCCGACCGGTTCTCCCTGCCGGGCGTACTACAAAGGAGGAGGAACGGACCAGTTGGCGGCACGGACTGCCGCCACGCAGCCGAAGATCGCCGCAGCGCTGACCGCCATCAAACAGCGCAGCCCCAAGGCGAAGGTGGTCGTTGTCGGATATCCGTCCATCGTCCCCGACGACGGGGCCAAGTGTCGGCCCTCTCTGCCCCTCGCGGACGGTGACGTCGGCTATCTGCGGGACGTCACCAAGAAGTTCAACGCCATGCTCGCGTCCACGGCCGCGGCAGCGAACGTGACGTACGCGGACACCTACACGCCGACCGTCGGCAGGGACATGTGCCGTTCAGCGGCCACCCGGTTCATCGAGCCCCTGACGACGACCGCGGCCGCTCCCGCGCACCCCAACGCTTTGGGCCAGTTCGTGATGGCGCTGCCGGTGGTCGACCTCTTCACCCGAAGCAGCTGAACTCCGCCCGACGACTGGACCACGTGCTCCGTGTCCCTCGCTCACAG
This genomic interval from Streptomyces sp. NBC_00464 contains the following:
- a CDS encoding SGNH/GDSL hydrolase family protein, encoding MPRLIKSAGAITAALAGLLTLNSTVAPPASATQTVGTTAEYVALGDSYASGAGLLGKIDTACDRSDRGYPAVLARSLKPAVHRNVTCSGATTAQLTTAQGGNPAQLTALSAKTTLVTLTIGGNDIGFSGILTTCVVTGVSNPTGSPCRAYYKGGGTDQLAARTAATQPKIAAALTAIKQRSPKAKVVVVGYPSIVPDDGAKCRPSLPLADGDVGYLRDVTKKFNAMLASTAAAANVTYADTYTPTVGRDMCRSAATRFIEPLTTTAAAPAHPNALGQFVMALPVVDLFTRSS